In Cloacibacterium caeni, a single window of DNA contains:
- the pnuC gene encoding nicotinamide riboside transporter PnuC, whose translation MNLYELFFKPYETYTNFQIFLEATAAIFGLLSVYFSIKKNIWVYPTGIISTALYVYILFNFGLLGDAMINVYYTIMSIYGWILWSASSEDNIHVEVSWANFKQWIFATVLFVFSLGLVTLIYYYKPAIDNHFSTENVNLGLHHLDWANWLDVFTTSIFLVGMWLMAKRKIENWIFWIIGDFICIPMMLYKGLGITSVQYLVFTVMAYQGYLEWKKSIKKM comes from the coding sequence ATGAATTTGTACGAACTTTTTTTCAAACCTTACGAAACCTACACCAATTTTCAGATTTTTCTGGAAGCAACCGCAGCTATTTTCGGATTGCTGAGTGTTTATTTTTCCATCAAAAAAAATATTTGGGTCTATCCTACAGGTATAATTTCTACGGCTCTTTATGTCTATATACTCTTTAATTTTGGGCTTTTAGGAGATGCTATGATTAATGTGTATTATACGATTATGAGCATTTATGGCTGGATTCTTTGGTCAGCGAGTTCAGAAGATAATATCCACGTAGAAGTTTCGTGGGCAAACTTTAAACAATGGATTTTTGCCACAGTTTTATTTGTCTTCAGTTTAGGATTAGTCACCCTTATTTATTATTACAAACCTGCTATTGACAATCATTTTTCTACCGAAAATGTAAATTTAGGTTTACATCATCTCGATTGGGCAAATTGGCTAGATGTCTTCACCACTTCTATATTTTTAGTAGGAATGTGGCTCATGGCAAAAAGAAAAATAGAAAACTGGATTTTTTGGATCATCGGTGATTTTATTTGCATTCCGATGATGCTCTACAAAGGTCTAGGAATAACTTCGGTGCAATATTTGGTTTTTACGGTAATGGCTTATCAAGGATATTTAGAATGGAAAAAATCAATCAAAAAAATGTAA
- a CDS encoding DegT/DnrJ/EryC1/StrS family aminotransferase: MKKIQMVDLQSQYQKIKNEVDEKVLNVMQSAQFINGPEVQNFQKELEQYLGVKHVIPCANGTDALQIALMALDLQPGDEVITADFTFAATVEVVHLLKLKSVLVDVDYDTFNIDIEKLKAAITPKTKAIIPVHLFGQCANMEAVLEVAKEHNLFVVEDNCQGIGADFTFSEGTVKKSGTMGTIGTTSFFPSKNLGCYGDGGAIFTNDDELAYKMRGIVNHGMYKRYYHDEVGVNSRLDSVQAAVLRVKLPLLDSYNTARRSAADYYDKAFANHPNILTPKRAENSTHVFHQYTLRILNGKRNELQAFLAEKEIPAMIYYPVALRKQKAYYQESNDADFVNTDKLLDQVISLPMHTELEEEQLKFITDSVLEFMK, from the coding sequence ATGAAAAAAATCCAAATGGTTGACTTACAAAGTCAGTATCAAAAAATAAAAAATGAAGTAGACGAAAAAGTGCTCAATGTGATGCAAAGTGCACAATTCATTAATGGTCCAGAAGTTCAGAATTTTCAAAAAGAATTAGAGCAATATCTTGGTGTAAAACATGTGATTCCTTGTGCTAATGGTACAGATGCATTGCAAATAGCTTTGATGGCGCTAGATTTACAACCAGGTGATGAGGTTATCACCGCAGATTTCACATTTGCGGCAACGGTAGAAGTGGTTCATCTTTTAAAATTAAAATCAGTTTTAGTAGATGTAGATTATGATACTTTCAATATTGACATTGAAAAATTAAAAGCTGCGATTACTCCAAAAACGAAAGCGATTATTCCTGTGCATTTGTTCGGACAATGTGCTAATATGGAAGCCGTTTTAGAAGTAGCAAAAGAGCATAATTTATTCGTAGTAGAAGACAATTGTCAAGGAATTGGTGCCGATTTCACTTTTTCTGAAGGTACAGTAAAAAAATCTGGAACTATGGGAACTATTGGTACCACAAGTTTCTTTCCATCTAAAAATTTAGGTTGTTACGGAGATGGTGGTGCTATTTTTACCAATGATGACGAATTAGCGTACAAAATGCGTGGAATTGTAAACCACGGAATGTACAAGCGTTATTATCACGATGAAGTAGGCGTAAATTCTAGATTAGACAGTGTTCAAGCTGCGGTTCTAAGAGTGAAACTTCCGCTTTTGGATTCTTATAATACTGCAAGAAGAAGTGCTGCAGATTATTATGACAAAGCTTTTGCAAATCATCCAAATATTTTAACACCGAAAAGAGCAGAAAACTCTACTCACGTTTTTCATCAATATACACTCAGAATTTTGAACGGAAAAAGAAACGAATTACAAGCGTTTTTAGCCGAAAAAGAAATTCCAGCGATGATTTATTATCCAGTTGCGTTAAGAAAACAAAAAGCCTATTACCAAGAGTCTAATGATGCAGATTTTGTTAACACAGATAAATTATTAGACCAAGTGATTTCTTTACCAATGCATACAGAATTAGAAGAGGAGCAATTGAAGTTCATTACAGATTCTGTTTTAGAGTTTATGAAATAA
- a CDS encoding APC family permease: MSNIWIKKPMEAYEADIKKSQLKRVLGKWSLTAIGIGAIIGGGIFVLTGTGAYYNAGPALALSFVIAGIACVFAALCYAEFASILPVEGSAYAYAYGTVGEIFAWIIGWGLILEYAMGSMTVAVSWSGYFGKLLKMFGLHLPAWLTTDPQTYLAAGNSGFSMNLPAFFIVLIVISILLRGTKGAAKANNFIVMLKVAAIIFVIVAGAFFIDPANWTPFIPEPTVITENGVSHSAYGYAGIIAGASAIFFAYVGFDAVSTQAGEAINPKKDVPFAIIASLLICTLLYILVSLVLTGMMHYSDFNPLGKYPDAIKAPVAYAFDIAGQAWAGYIITIAATVGLISVLMVMIMGQSRIFLGMSKDGLIPKTFSKVNAETGVPSKNLMILGGVISVVAAFTPINDLAHMTSFGTLFAFTMVCVAVWVLRVKQPNLQRNFRVPALPLIATLGILINIYLIINLSIEAQTYSAIWLLFGFVIYFLYSRKNSKLQNGGFDETFKAEQEPLEEIEIDIDNKD, from the coding sequence ATGTCGAATATTTGGATTAAAAAGCCGATGGAAGCTTATGAGGCAGACATCAAAAAGAGTCAGCTGAAGAGAGTTCTCGGAAAATGGAGTTTAACAGCCATAGGAATTGGAGCCATTATTGGTGGTGGTATTTTTGTATTGACAGGAACTGGTGCATATTATAATGCAGGTCCAGCTCTTGCACTTTCTTTCGTAATAGCGGGGATTGCTTGTGTATTTGCAGCACTGTGTTACGCAGAATTTGCATCAATTCTACCAGTAGAAGGTTCTGCTTATGCATATGCTTATGGAACAGTAGGAGAGATTTTTGCGTGGATTATTGGATGGGGATTGATACTAGAATATGCAATGGGTTCTATGACGGTGGCGGTTTCTTGGTCAGGATATTTTGGGAAATTGCTCAAAATGTTTGGCTTGCATCTTCCAGCTTGGTTAACTACCGATCCTCAAACATATTTAGCAGCAGGAAACTCAGGTTTTTCCATGAATTTACCAGCGTTTTTCATCGTTTTAATAGTAATTTCTATCCTATTGAGAGGAACTAAAGGTGCTGCTAAAGCAAATAATTTTATTGTAATGCTTAAAGTAGCTGCGATTATTTTCGTAATTGTAGCAGGAGCATTTTTCATTGACCCAGCTAACTGGACACCTTTTATTCCAGAACCAACGGTGATTACTGAAAACGGAGTTTCGCATAGTGCATATGGTTATGCCGGAATTATTGCAGGTGCTTCTGCCATTTTCTTTGCTTATGTAGGTTTTGATGCAGTTTCTACACAAGCCGGTGAAGCGATTAATCCTAAAAAAGATGTACCATTTGCTATTATTGCTTCGTTATTAATTTGTACTTTATTGTATATTTTAGTTTCATTGGTTTTAACAGGAATGATGCATTATTCAGATTTTAATCCACTAGGAAAATATCCAGATGCAATTAAAGCTCCAGTAGCTTATGCGTTTGATATTGCTGGTCAAGCTTGGGCAGGATACATCATCACGATTGCTGCAACAGTAGGTCTTATTTCTGTATTGATGGTAATGATTATGGGACAATCTAGAATTTTCTTAGGAATGTCTAAAGACGGTTTAATTCCTAAAACTTTCTCTAAAGTAAACGCAGAAACAGGTGTTCCAAGTAAAAATTTAATGATTCTAGGTGGGGTTATTTCTGTAGTTGCAGCTTTTACACCTATTAACGATTTAGCACACATGACAAGTTTCGGGACGCTTTTCGCGTTTACGATGGTTTGTGTTGCGGTTTGGGTATTGAGAGTAAAACAACCTAATCTTCAAAGAAATTTTAGAGTTCCTGCATTGCCATTAATTGCAACTTTAGGAATTTTAATTAATATTTATTTGATTATTAATTTAAGTATAGAAGCACAAACATATTCTGCAATTTGGTTGTTGTTTGGTTTTGTGATTTACTTCTTATACAGTAGAAAAAATTCTAAACTTCAAAATGGTGGTTTCGATGAAACTTTCAAAGCGGAACAAGAACCTTTAGAAGAAATAGAAATCGATATTGACAATAAAGATTAA
- the galE gene encoding UDP-glucose 4-epimerase GalE: protein MTILVTGGLGYIGSHTVVELLNNNFEVVIIDDLSNTEKFILKNIEEISGKKPIFYPFDLKRKELLKQVFDAHKIEGCIHFAAYKAVGESQVKPIDYYENNLFSLLNLLQEMKERNISNFIFSSSCTVYGQADTMPIDENTPLKLPESSYGKTKQMGEEILKDFATAHQKKVTLLRYFNPIGAHPSAKLGELPIGIPNNLVPYVMQTAAGIREKLSVWGNDYPTEDGTAIRDYIYVVDLAKAHVKALQKLISENSETLLDIYNLGTGKGSSVLEVVHAFEKANDVAVPYQICERRAGDITIAYANADKAEKELGWKSETSLEEALRTVWQWQKYLETRDI from the coding sequence ATGACCATACTCGTAACAGGCGGATTAGGATATATAGGTTCACACACCGTAGTAGAACTTTTGAATAACAATTTTGAAGTAGTCATCATCGATGATTTATCCAATACCGAAAAATTTATCCTTAAAAATATAGAAGAAATCTCGGGCAAAAAACCTATTTTCTATCCTTTTGATTTAAAAAGAAAGGAATTACTGAAACAAGTTTTTGATGCTCACAAAATCGAAGGTTGTATTCATTTTGCGGCATATAAAGCGGTAGGCGAATCTCAGGTAAAACCTATTGATTATTACGAAAATAATCTGTTTTCGCTCCTAAATCTTTTGCAAGAAATGAAAGAAAGAAATATTTCTAATTTCATTTTTAGTTCAAGTTGTACGGTTTACGGACAAGCTGATACAATGCCAATTGACGAAAATACACCTCTGAAATTACCAGAATCTTCCTACGGAAAGACCAAACAAATGGGCGAAGAAATTCTGAAAGATTTTGCAACAGCTCATCAGAAAAAAGTGACTTTGTTGAGGTATTTTAATCCAATTGGAGCGCATCCATCTGCGAAATTAGGAGAATTGCCTATCGGAATTCCGAATAATTTGGTTCCTTATGTGATGCAAACTGCTGCGGGAATTCGTGAGAAACTTTCGGTTTGGGGAAATGATTATCCTACTGAAGATGGAACCGCAATCAGAGATTATATTTATGTAGTAGATTTGGCAAAAGCGCATGTAAAAGCTTTGCAGAAATTAATTTCTGAAAACTCTGAAACGCTGTTAGATATTTATAACCTAGGAACAGGAAAAGGAAGTTCAGTTTTAGAAGTGGTTCATGCTTTTGAAAAAGCCAACGATGTAGCTGTTCCTTATCAAATTTGTGAAAGAAGAGCAGGAGATATTACCATCGCTTATGCAAATGCTGATAAAGCCGAAAAAGAACTCGGTTGGAAATCTGAAACTTCATTAGAAGAGGCTCTCAGAACCGTTTGGCAATGGCAGAAATATTTAGAAACCAGGGATATTTAA
- the dapF gene encoding diaminopimelate epimerase — translation MTTLDFYKYQGTGNDFVMIDNRDLSFPKDTEIIKKLCDRRFGIGGDGLILLENAAEGDFKTDFKMVYYNSDGNESTMCGNGGRCIVAFAHFLDIFEDKCTFLAIDGLHEAEMNFGTVKLKMIDVENIKNIDEDFELNTGSPHFVKYVENLENFDVYNNGYAIRNSERYAQEGINVNFVEKTDENKIFVRTYERGVEDETYSCGTGVTACSLVYMLQNHVEKVDVKVLGGNLKVYAEKTENGFKNVWLEGPAKQVFKGKINL, via the coding sequence ATGACAACACTAGATTTTTATAAATATCAAGGAACAGGAAACGATTTTGTAATGATAGACAATCGTGACCTAAGTTTCCCAAAAGATACAGAAATCATCAAAAAACTCTGTGACAGACGTTTCGGAATTGGTGGTGATGGACTTATTTTACTAGAAAATGCAGCAGAAGGAGATTTTAAAACAGATTTCAAAATGGTGTATTACAATTCAGACGGAAATGAATCTACCATGTGTGGAAATGGTGGAAGATGCATTGTAGCTTTTGCTCATTTTTTAGATATTTTCGAGGATAAATGTACGTTTCTTGCCATCGATGGTTTACATGAAGCTGAAATGAATTTCGGAACGGTAAAACTGAAAATGATAGATGTAGAAAATATTAAAAACATTGATGAAGATTTTGAACTCAATACGGGTTCTCCTCATTTTGTGAAATATGTAGAAAATCTAGAAAATTTTGATGTTTACAACAATGGTTATGCTATCAGAAATTCTGAAAGATACGCTCAAGAAGGCATTAATGTAAATTTTGTAGAAAAAACGGATGAAAATAAAATCTTCGTAAGAACTTATGAACGTGGTGTAGAAGACGAAACCTACAGTTGTGGAACAGGTGTAACTGCTTGTTCATTGGTTTATATGCTTCAAAATCATGTAGAAAAAGTAGACGTAAAAGTTCTGGGCGGAAATCTAAAAGTATATGCAGAAAAAACTGAAAACGGATTCAAAAACGTTTGGCTAGAAGGTCCCGCAAAACAAGTTTTCAAAGGAAAAATCAATTTATAA
- a CDS encoding WD40/YVTN/BNR-like repeat-containing protein: protein MKRIILAFCLLAHAFIMAQSLEFSALAENYNMSVRAIQIWQNKVYYAATDSKFGYIHLKEPTIRKQMKLSDANLQFRTLAQTKDLFYTVNIESPATFYKITKSSFTAEEVFTDTIKTAFYDAFMFDKKGRGLAISDPRKEGKPHFRIISSKNYKNEGGIMPKYQDGEAHFAASNTNIAMKGNTVWIATGGTVSRIFKFNWDKPYFWNVYNTPFVNGKSSTGIYSIDFYDEKFGIAVGGDYTQQSDNVNNIATTSDGGETWQIQASGKNGGYKTCVKIRPKFKGKDIIAVGDQNIEFSSDYGKTWKTISQEKNLYVCEWIDENSLVFAGKNRILKAVFTE, encoded by the coding sequence ATGAAAAGAATAATATTAGCCTTTTGTTTATTGGCTCATGCTTTTATAATGGCTCAAAGTCTAGAATTCTCGGCTTTAGCAGAAAATTATAACATGAGTGTAAGAGCAATTCAGATTTGGCAAAATAAAGTTTATTACGCCGCTACAGATTCTAAATTTGGGTATATTCATTTGAAAGAACCAACGATTAGAAAGCAAATGAAATTATCAGATGCTAATCTTCAATTCAGAACTTTGGCACAGACTAAAGATTTATTTTATACCGTAAACATCGAAAGTCCGGCCACTTTTTACAAAATCACCAAAAGCAGTTTCACAGCAGAAGAAGTTTTTACCGATACCATAAAAACTGCATTTTATGACGCTTTTATGTTTGATAAAAAGGGGAGAGGATTGGCAATAAGTGACCCAAGAAAAGAAGGAAAACCTCATTTTAGAATTATTTCGAGCAAAAATTATAAAAACGAAGGCGGAATTATGCCGAAATATCAAGATGGTGAAGCTCATTTTGCAGCGAGTAATACCAATATTGCAATGAAAGGAAATACCGTTTGGATTGCAACAGGAGGAACCGTTTCTAGAATTTTTAAATTCAATTGGGATAAACCTTATTTTTGGAATGTTTACAATACGCCTTTTGTCAACGGGAAATCGTCTACAGGAATTTATTCTATAGATTTCTATGATGAGAAATTCGGGATTGCAGTAGGTGGTGATTATACCCAACAATCAGATAATGTTAACAATATCGCTACAACTTCAGACGGTGGCGAAACCTGGCAAATTCAAGCTTCTGGAAAAAATGGAGGATATAAAACGTGTGTTAAAATTCGTCCGAAATTTAAAGGTAAAGACATCATTGCAGTGGGAGACCAAAATATAGAATTTTCTAGCGATTATGGAAAAACTTGGAAAACGATTTCACAAGAAAAAAATCTTTACGTTTGCGAATGGATAGATGAAAACAGTCTCGTATTTGCCGGAAAAAATAGGATTTTAAAAGCGGTATTCACTGAGTAG
- the mltG gene encoding endolytic transglycosylase MltG, which yields MKKGCSIIAVIGLIVFLIGGYFAFNFLKKYKLGNVAKEGYILVPTGANFEQVLDSISPYLKNKENFKEVALKKNLDQKIKPGRYKIESGTDNTDLVNMIKAGNQTESSFRIGDFNDVYQMIGRVSRKTEADSLTFVKEFNKIAVSKGLNNAEDLKKYFFADTYQFFWTVKPTEFFEKFENQYQEFWNEERLAKERKLNLSREEIYALASIVYKESGGKTDEQKTIAGLYLNRVRKGMKLQSDPTVIYAINKENNFTQDIKRVLYKHLSFPSPYNTYAVKGIPPGPICVVDKNSVDAVLNAENNNYIFMCADPKRMGYHKFTDNDVEHAANAKAYQDWLNSKNITQ from the coding sequence ATGAAAAAAGGTTGTTCTATCATCGCCGTTATTGGGCTAATCGTTTTTTTGATTGGCGGATACTTTGCATTTAATTTTTTGAAAAAATATAAACTCGGGAACGTAGCAAAAGAAGGCTATATTCTCGTTCCGACAGGTGCAAATTTCGAACAGGTTCTTGATTCTATCTCTCCTTATCTTAAAAATAAAGAAAATTTCAAAGAAGTAGCATTAAAGAAAAATCTTGACCAAAAAATTAAGCCTGGTCGTTATAAAATTGAGTCTGGAACGGACAACACAGACTTGGTAAACATGATTAAAGCTGGAAACCAAACAGAAAGCAGTTTCAGAATTGGAGATTTCAATGATGTTTATCAAATGATAGGAAGAGTTTCTAGAAAAACGGAAGCAGATTCTTTAACTTTTGTCAAAGAATTCAATAAAATAGCAGTTTCGAAAGGTCTTAACAATGCCGAAGACTTAAAAAAATACTTCTTTGCAGATACTTATCAATTCTTTTGGACGGTAAAACCTACGGAATTTTTTGAAAAATTCGAAAATCAATATCAAGAATTCTGGAATGAAGAAAGACTTGCGAAAGAGAGAAAACTCAACCTTTCTAGAGAAGAAATTTATGCACTAGCTTCTATCGTTTACAAAGAATCTGGTGGAAAAACAGACGAGCAAAAAACAATAGCAGGATTATACCTTAATCGTGTAAGAAAAGGAATGAAGTTACAATCTGACCCGACTGTAATTTATGCCATTAACAAAGAAAATAACTTTACTCAAGATATTAAAAGAGTGCTTTACAAGCATCTTTCCTTCCCTTCTCCTTACAATACTTATGCAGTAAAAGGAATTCCTCCAGGACCAATTTGCGTGGTCGACAAAAATTCTGTAGACGCTGTTCTAAACGCAGAAAATAACAATTACATTTTTATGTGTGCCGACCCAAAAAGAATGGGTTATCACAAATTTACAGACAATGATGTAGAACACGCTGCGAATGCAAAAGCTTATCAAGATTGGCTCAATTCAAAAAACATTACTCAATAA
- a CDS encoding adenylyltransferase/cytidyltransferase family protein, with protein MKTQKIGITFSSFDLLHAGHIKMLEEAKTVCDYLIVGLQLDPAYDRPTKNKPTQTVVERYIQLKAVNAVDEIVPYYTEQDLEDILRSFVIDVRIIGDEYKDKDFTGRQYCEEKGIEIYYNKRDHRFSSTDLRKRIYEAEKAKLDK; from the coding sequence ATGAAAACTCAAAAAATAGGAATTACTTTTTCATCATTTGATTTGCTTCATGCAGGTCATATCAAGATGCTAGAAGAAGCAAAAACGGTTTGTGATTATTTGATTGTTGGGCTGCAATTAGACCCAGCTTATGACAGACCTACTAAAAACAAACCTACTCAAACGGTTGTAGAACGATATATTCAGCTAAAGGCTGTGAATGCAGTAGATGAAATCGTTCCCTATTACACAGAGCAGGATTTAGAAGATATTTTGAGGTCTTTTGTGATTGATGTGAGAATTATTGGAGATGAATATAAAGACAAAGATTTCACTGGAAGACAATATTGCGAAGAAAAAGGAATTGAAATATATTACAATAAAAGAGACCACCGATTTTCTTCCACAGATTTAAGAAAAAGAATCTACGAAGCCGAAAAAGCGAAACTAGATAAATAA
- a CDS encoding TonB-dependent receptor has product MIQTEILNLITKKTLGLTLVLSAAAMAFAQEKQQISGKIVDAQNNAVPYASISFSNKTVKENAALFSDATLTDEKGNFTINLIPGNYEITIDAVDFKKLVVTKSIGQNPNLGNIKIESEQQVTNSKTKDIEGVTLTASKPVYKVELDKKTYDVTQDLTAKGGNLQDVLANVPSVNVDADGSVSMRGNSNIKFLINGKPSSILGITDDSNALKNIPADQIEKIEVITNPSSKYEASGTAGILNIVLKKSKGLGFNGSVEGTVGYLPQSRLNTNLSWNYGKFSWFVNGGGGFGKFENKSKTYSNDTGNAEISNIESVNTNNFKNFNFTTGLNYNFTDFTSANFSITTNGNNSDSESTSTTSSTKFGNSSRNVNGEGENNSVQLDAGLEHKFDNKGHVLSASGSFQKTKNNNFEDIEDNYINSVSQNNYNNNNQKTWIAKADYELPITEDSKFEAGARYDFRNNITENLFYDVTAGQDLDERFSNKTDYTEKILAIYAQFKSKFDNFGYQLGLRNENTSIATVFNGYDIRTNPITPINNLKNTKSYSGFFPSVFLSYNITDKSQFSLNYARRINRPRSFQLIPAYRLQNATNYFKGNADLNPSYVNSFELGYNYSKGNKLTINPTLYYQRTNDDINFTVTKDTDGNYVSMPANLGTEDRYGMDFNYNITATKWLRVFGNFNLFGYKNESEFNNIKTENSGTSFQTRLTTAIKLNKQTNLQLQGNYNAPQKTFQNERLAIYAMNFGISRNILNNQGTINLNVQDVFNTRKRRMKTYGEDFYREAEMQFMPRTVMLSFSYRFKNKFADEKKMKPRKQDQQRDNGGMDDVPM; this is encoded by the coding sequence ATGATTCAAACAGAAATTCTAAATTTAATTACCAAAAAAACACTAGGACTAACCCTCGTTCTTTCTGCTGCTGCAATGGCTTTTGCACAAGAAAAACAACAAATTTCAGGTAAAATTGTAGATGCACAAAACAATGCAGTTCCTTATGCTTCTATCTCTTTTAGCAATAAAACCGTAAAAGAAAATGCTGCGCTTTTTAGCGATGCTACTTTAACCGATGAAAAAGGAAACTTTACCATCAACCTTATTCCTGGAAACTACGAAATCACCATTGATGCAGTAGATTTCAAAAAATTAGTGGTTACAAAAAGTATCGGGCAAAATCCTAATTTAGGAAACATCAAAATAGAATCTGAGCAACAAGTTACCAACTCTAAAACCAAAGATATAGAAGGCGTTACTCTTACAGCTTCAAAACCTGTTTACAAGGTAGAACTTGATAAAAAAACATATGATGTTACTCAAGATTTAACTGCCAAAGGTGGGAATTTACAAGATGTACTCGCTAATGTACCTTCTGTAAATGTAGATGCAGACGGAAGTGTTTCTATGAGAGGAAACTCAAACATTAAGTTTTTAATTAACGGAAAACCTTCATCTATTTTAGGAATTACAGATGACAGTAATGCTCTAAAAAATATTCCAGCAGACCAAATAGAAAAGATAGAAGTGATTACAAATCCTTCTTCTAAATACGAAGCTTCAGGTACAGCTGGGATTTTAAATATTGTATTAAAAAAATCAAAAGGATTAGGATTTAATGGTTCTGTAGAAGGAACTGTAGGCTATCTTCCTCAATCAAGACTGAATACCAATCTATCATGGAATTATGGTAAATTTTCTTGGTTTGTGAATGGTGGTGGTGGTTTTGGAAAATTTGAAAACAAAAGCAAAACCTACTCTAATGATACGGGAAATGCAGAAATTTCTAATATAGAAAGCGTAAATACCAATAACTTTAAGAACTTCAACTTCACTACTGGACTGAATTATAATTTTACAGACTTCACCTCTGCTAATTTCTCTATTACGACCAATGGTAATAATAGTGATAGCGAATCTACATCTACTACTAGTTCTACTAAATTTGGTAATTCTTCTAGAAATGTTAATGGAGAAGGCGAAAATAACAGTGTACAATTAGACGCAGGTTTAGAGCATAAATTTGACAATAAAGGACATGTTTTATCAGCAAGTGGAAGTTTTCAAAAAACCAAGAATAATAATTTTGAAGACATTGAAGACAATTACATCAATAGCGTAAGTCAGAATAATTATAATAATAACAATCAAAAAACTTGGATTGCAAAAGCAGATTATGAACTTCCTATTACAGAAGATTCTAAATTTGAAGCAGGAGCAAGATATGATTTCAGAAACAACATTACTGAAAACCTTTTTTATGATGTAACTGCTGGACAAGATTTAGACGAAAGATTCTCTAATAAAACAGATTATACCGAGAAAATATTAGCCATTTATGCTCAATTCAAAAGTAAATTCGACAATTTTGGTTATCAATTAGGCCTAAGAAATGAGAACACCAGTATTGCTACTGTTTTCAATGGTTACGATATCAGAACAAATCCAATCACGCCTATCAATAATCTTAAAAATACTAAATCATATAGCGGATTTTTCCCTTCTGTATTTTTAAGTTATAACATCACAGATAAGAGCCAATTTTCACTAAATTATGCTAGAAGAATTAATAGACCTAGATCTTTTCAGTTAATTCCTGCATACAGACTACAAAATGCTACCAACTATTTTAAAGGAAACGCAGACCTTAATCCTTCGTATGTAAATTCATTTGAGTTGGGTTATAACTACTCTAAAGGAAATAAATTAACCATCAATCCTACTCTATACTACCAAAGAACAAATGATGACATCAATTTTACGGTAACCAAAGACACAGACGGAAACTATGTATCTATGCCAGCGAACTTAGGTACAGAAGACAGATATGGTATGGATTTTAACTATAATATTACTGCTACTAAATGGTTAAGAGTATTTGGTAATTTTAATCTATTTGGTTATAAAAATGAATCTGAATTTAATAACATAAAAACAGAAAATTCAGGAACATCTTTCCAAACTAGACTTACCACTGCAATAAAATTAAATAAACAAACCAACTTACAATTACAAGGAAACTATAATGCTCCTCAAAAAACTTTCCAAAACGAAAGATTAGCAATTTATGCAATGAATTTTGGGATCAGTAGAAATATACTTAACAATCAAGGAACCATCAACCTTAATGTACAAGACGTTTTTAACACAAGAAAGAGACGTATGAAAACATATGGAGAAGATTTCTATAGAGAAGCAGAAATGCAGTTTATGCCTAGAACAGTTATGCTTTCTTTCTCTTACAGATTTAAGAATAAATTTGCTGACGAAAAGAAAATGAAACCAAGAAAACAAGACCAGCAAAGAGATAATGGCGGAATGGATGACGTTCCAATGTAA